A genomic window from Leishmania braziliensis MHOM/BR/75/M2904 complete genome, chromosome 19 includes:
- a CDS encoding transcription initiation factor-like protein (TFIID-like protein), translated as MDDDYAFFESDNLVEEELPVIGDFPDPIAQFGGIGVEHTGTIRDLDLTADDRLAAATFPGGDGAAVSLDLDELPPPIGNVQEFLPNVHPDAFPVVVAVQAQASIPVGINLAELSCATRNVEYMPNNRIPSATMRLHEPTAVVMMHNSGALSIIGAASVSEARQAAELAARIIRKALNLEFASLKFRVRSIAARFNVCSPIRLDKLAAYKLDPALSIGVAKLQVSYEPERFNGCVLRLVGKSSRGDNQWSVSCSVFVTGKVQLMGARSMDELRFAFNAFVPIIAKNLDERKTT; from the coding sequence ATGGACGACGACTACGCTTTCTTCGAGTCCGACAACCTAGTCGAGGAGGAACTCCCTGTCATTGGTGACTTCCCCGACCCCATCGCACAGTTTGGCGGCATTGGTGTCGAGCACACCGGCACAATCAGGGATTTGGACCTCACAGCGGACGATCGCCTCGCCGCGGCCACGTTCCctggcggcgatggcgctgctgtcagCTTGGATCTGGACGAACTCCCTCCACCCATTGGGAACGTGCAAGAGTTCCTGCCGAATGTTCACCCGGACGCCTTCCCTGTTGTTGTAGCCGTGCAGGCCCAGGCCAGCATTCCAGTCGGCATTAACCTCGCTGAACTCAGCTGTGCCACACGCAACGTGGAGTACATGCCGAACAACCGAATTCCCTCTGCGACGATGCGGTTGCATGAACCAACCGCCGTGGTAATGATGCACAACTCAGGGGCTCTCAGCATCATTGGCGCAGCGAGCGTCAGTGAAGCACGCCAGGCAGCGGAGCTGGCCGCTCGTATCATTCGCAAAGCTCTCAATCTCGAGTTCGCATCCCTCAAGTTCCGTGTCCGCTCCATCGCGGCGCGCTTCAATGTGTGCAGTCCGATTCGTCTCGACAAGCTCGCCGCCTACAAACTAGACCCTGCCCTGTCGATCGGGGTGGCAAAGCTTCAAGTCAGCTACGAGCCAGAGCGCTTCAACGGCTGTGTGCTTCGCCTCGTCGGCAAGTCCTCGCGCGGCGACAACCAATGGAGCGTGAGCTGCAGTGTTTTCGTGACCGGTAAGGTGCAGCTGATGGGTGCCCGCAGCATGGATGAACTGCGCTTTGCCTTCAACGCGTTTGTGCCCATCATTGCCAAGAATTTAGACGAGCGGAAAACAACTTAG